In Candidatus Poribacteria bacterium, the following proteins share a genomic window:
- a CDS encoding VOC family protein: MLNLSHPTIDIAITCSNFSESLDFYHNKLGLEIVLELEIPEALARDVGLAPTGFRQVRLKAGNTLIKLMDIESSPPTPTGAFSAGVRWLTFFVNDIQQTIENLKQKGVEFLSEPISAPDAVGVACAKDPDGILIELVEI; the protein is encoded by the coding sequence GTGCTAAATTTATCGCATCCGACTATTGACATCGCTATTACCTGTAGCAATTTCAGCGAATCGCTGGACTTCTATCACAACAAGTTGGGACTTGAGATTGTATTGGAATTGGAGATTCCAGAGGCTCTCGCGCGCGACGTAGGGCTCGCACCGACAGGCTTTCGTCAGGTGCGTCTTAAGGCAGGCAACACACTCATAAAACTGATGGACATCGAATCATCACCACCGACACCGACAGGCGCATTCTCCGCAGGTGTCCGTTGGCTCACCTTTTTCGTTAACGATATTCAACAGACCATTGAAAACCTAAAACAGAAGGGTGTCGAATTCTTATCCGAACCCATAAGCGCGCCTGATGCGGTAGGTGTCGCATGCGCAAAGGATCCAGACGGCATCCTGATTGAACTCGTCGAAATATAA
- a CDS encoding type II toxin-antitoxin system PemK/MazF family toxin: MYVPRHGDVVWIDFNPQAGHEQAKERPALVVSEELYNRRLWLAIMCPITTSRKPYRVDLDVSIPPGVEIRNRDNTGILELTGVIQADHIKSLDWWERRAKYAGDMPDATIIQVLQIVGKLVKIW, from the coding sequence ATGTACGTTCCACGACATGGTGACGTAGTGTGGATTGACTTCAATCCACAAGCAGGACACGAGCAAGCAAAAGAGCGTCCGGCCCTTGTCGTATCTGAAGAACTCTACAATCGCAGATTGTGGTTGGCGATCATGTGTCCCATTACAACGAGTCGGAAGCCTTATCGTGTAGACCTTGATGTGTCAATCCCCCCAGGGGTAGAAATTCGCAACAGGGATAATACCGGTATTCTTGAACTCACCGGAGTCATCCAAGCCGATCACATTAAGAGTCTGGATTGGTGGGAAAGACGCGCCAAGTACGCAGGTGACATGCCAGATGCAACGATAATTCAAGTTTTGCAAATAGTTGGAAAACTTGTAAAAATTTGGTGA
- a CDS encoding transcriptional regulator yields MSVIAEDIQIHWRIVQPLFSIRDEKEYDKAIATLDALIDEVGTDEQHPLYELLDTLGTIVDAYEEKHHPIPECSGVEVLKFLMEEHQLEPSDLPALGSPDAVKEILKGERDLTVTHIHTLAETFKVSPAVFL; encoded by the coding sequence ATGAGCGTTATTGCAGAAGATATTCAGATACACTGGCGTATCGTTCAACCTCTCTTTTCGATTCGTGATGAAAAAGAATATGATAAAGCTATTGCCACATTAGACGCGTTGATTGATGAAGTGGGGACCGACGAGCAACACCCACTTTATGAACTCCTTGATACACTCGGCACAATTGTCGACGCCTACGAGGAGAAACATCATCCAATCCCTGAGTGTAGTGGTGTTGAAGTGCTTAAGTTTTTAATGGAAGAACACCAACTTGAACCCTCAGACCTGCCTGCACTCGGTTCTCCTGATGCTGTCAAGGAGATTCTTAAAGGTGAACGGGATTTGACAGTCACGCACATTCACACTTTAGCAGAGACTTTTAAAGTCTCACCGGCAGTGTTTCTATGA
- a CDS encoding phytanoyl-CoA dioxygenase family protein, with protein sequence MKVLTDSQIHDFNENGYLLLEGALAPDDLNPLIAEFEEIVDTGAAELYAAGEIDSEFKTEGFDTRLAKITAQSSTVFQKVFSGAHTGPALFDLLINPKLLDIAESLVGPEIMCHPAYRVRPKLPEHDRTLVPWHQDAGYMEPKCDSVLQLTIWIPLIDATVENGCMEVIPHAHRDGVFRHRHSERFYLEIPDDALPEVNPVVVPVKFGSVLLLTNLTPHRSIPNVSHQVRWSVDSRYQDAAKPTGYQPEAGFLARSKRHPEDVVTTPEEFKRIRDEHQPGPGPNRWAKKEANDA encoded by the coding sequence ATGAAAGTACTAACTGACTCTCAAATCCACGATTTTAACGAAAACGGCTATCTGTTACTTGAAGGTGCCCTTGCACCCGACGATTTAAATCCACTCATTGCCGAGTTTGAAGAAATTGTCGATACCGGCGCAGCAGAACTGTATGCTGCAGGTGAAATCGACTCCGAATTCAAAACAGAAGGCTTTGATACGCGTTTGGCAAAAATTACGGCACAATCTTCGACTGTGTTTCAGAAAGTGTTCAGCGGTGCACACACAGGTCCAGCACTCTTCGACCTACTCATCAATCCAAAACTGCTGGACATTGCCGAATCGCTTGTCGGACCCGAGATTATGTGTCATCCGGCATACCGAGTGCGTCCGAAACTCCCTGAACACGATCGCACGCTCGTCCCATGGCATCAGGACGCGGGTTATATGGAGCCTAAATGTGACTCGGTTTTACAACTCACAATCTGGATTCCGTTGATAGATGCGACTGTTGAAAACGGATGCATGGAAGTCATCCCGCACGCTCATCGGGACGGCGTGTTCCGACATCGTCATTCTGAACGTTTTTATCTTGAAATACCGGATGATGCATTACCCGAAGTCAATCCGGTTGTGGTTCCTGTCAAGTTCGGCAGTGTCCTCCTGCTTACCAACCTCACCCCCCATCGCTCCATTCCAAACGTTAGCCATCAGGTTCGATGGAGTGTAGATTCGCGCTATCAGGACGCTGCGAAACCGACCGGTTATCAACCGGAAGCAGGTTTTCTCGCACGGAGCAAAAGACATCCAGAAGACGTTGTCACCACACCTGAAGAATTTAAACGCATTCGCGACGAACATCAACCCGGACCGGGTCCAAATCGCTGGGCAAAGAAGGAGGCAAACGATGCGTAA
- a CDS encoding MBL fold metallo-hydrolase: METQFSQLSYHLYVHHGHVNTGILRDGNRALLIDPSGTTLHTTLTELGITGIDQVLFTHHHRDNTSGFSIPDNTRVGIPAKEAAWFSEVKTFWNDPQYRWHLYNYHPHNLMLANAIRVADTYIEGTEIQWGAASLKVLETPGHTDGSVTYLIAVDGERFAFSGDLIYDEGQLWELYSLQKGQQTSDYHGFLGARNELTESLEKIRDASPTALIPTHGVVMRDPDKAIDVLLHRLADCYDRYVAISALRHYFPKLFSEFEGRTGHMPIREGKPPPEFLRHFGTTWLIISETGEAFVMDCGSPNVIKQIQQLQTGGDISEVTQFWVTHYHDDHVDAIPEFQATFPCETITDSVVAEVITNPIGFRLPCISPAVTRVDRITHDGDAWQWNEFTMTAYHFPGQTYYHAGLLVEGHGVRMFFGGDSFTMSGIDDYCSGNRNLLGEDVGYEKCIRLIQQLKPTHIFNCHVNPAFDFTDAEIECMLDTLAEREKCYTVLFPWDHANYGMDEHWVRCYPYEQEITPGETAQLRVEITNHSSEPRTATAQPMLPPAWDVGIDPAHTTIPPKTDGHIDFSIPIPRHCEALGRIVIPVDLTYNARPLGQFREAIFVLVGG; this comes from the coding sequence ATGGAGACCCAATTTTCCCAACTTAGCTATCACCTATACGTCCATCACGGACATGTCAACACAGGCATTCTCCGCGACGGAAATCGGGCACTCCTCATTGACCCAAGTGGTACAACCCTCCACACGACACTCACAGAACTCGGTATCACCGGTATTGATCAGGTGCTTTTCACTCACCACCATCGTGATAACACATCAGGGTTTTCGATACCTGATAACACCCGTGTCGGCATCCCAGCGAAAGAGGCGGCGTGGTTCAGCGAGGTCAAGACTTTTTGGAACGATCCGCAATACCGATGGCACCTCTACAACTACCATCCACACAATCTCATGCTCGCCAACGCCATCCGTGTAGCCGATACATACATCGAAGGGACAGAGATTCAGTGGGGGGCAGCCTCATTGAAAGTCCTTGAGACACCCGGACATACTGATGGAAGTGTCACCTACCTTATCGCTGTTGACGGTGAACGTTTCGCGTTCTCTGGCGATCTCATTTACGACGAAGGGCAATTGTGGGAACTCTACAGTTTGCAAAAGGGACAACAGACGAGCGATTATCACGGGTTTCTCGGCGCGAGAAATGAACTAACGGAGAGCCTTGAAAAGATTCGCGACGCATCGCCGACAGCACTCATTCCGACACACGGCGTTGTTATGAGAGATCCCGATAAGGCAATTGACGTACTTCTTCATCGATTAGCAGACTGCTACGATAGATACGTCGCGATTTCCGCACTTCGGCACTACTTTCCGAAACTCTTTAGTGAGTTCGAGGGACGCACCGGACACATGCCTATCCGAGAAGGTAAGCCGCCTCCCGAATTTTTGCGTCACTTCGGGACGACGTGGCTCATCATCTCCGAAACCGGCGAGGCGTTCGTGATGGATTGCGGTTCACCGAATGTCATCAAACAGATCCAGCAGTTGCAAACAGGTGGCGACATTTCAGAGGTCACACAGTTTTGGGTAACGCACTATCACGATGACCATGTTGACGCTATTCCCGAATTCCAAGCGACTTTTCCTTGTGAAACGATAACAGATTCAGTCGTCGCAGAGGTTATCACAAATCCAATAGGATTCCGCCTCCCCTGCATTTCACCTGCCGTCACGCGAGTTGATCGCATCACCCACGACGGCGATGCGTGGCAGTGGAACGAGTTCACGATGACCGCCTACCATTTTCCGGGACAGACCTATTATCACGCCGGTCTACTCGTTGAGGGACACGGCGTACGGATGTTCTTTGGTGGTGACTCCTTCACAATGTCGGGAATTGACGACTACTGTTCCGGCAACCGGAACCTACTCGGTGAGGATGTCGGCTATGAAAAATGTATACGCCTGATTCAGCAACTCAAACCCACGCATATTTTCAACTGCCATGTCAATCCTGCGTTCGATTTTACTGATGCCGAAATTGAATGTATGTTGGACACACTCGCTGAACGTGAAAAATGCTACACTGTCCTCTTTCCGTGGGACCATGCCAACTACGGTATGGACGAACATTGGGTCCGCTGCTATCCTTATGAACAGGAAATCACACCCGGGGAAACGGCACAGTTACGCGTGGAGATAACGAACCACTCATCTGAACCGCGTACAGCAACTGCTCAACCGATGCTGCCGCCAGCGTGGGATGTGGGAATTGACCCTGCACACACAACTATCCCACCGAAAACAGATGGACACATCGACTTCTCAATTCCGATTCCACGGCACTGTGAAGCATTGGGAAGAATTGTCATCCCCGTAGACCTCACTTATAACGCGCGTCCGCTCGGTCAATTCCGAGAAGCAATCTTCGTTCTTGTAGGAGGTTAA
- a CDS encoding type II toxin-antitoxin system HigB family toxin, with protein MHVISKKALREFWEKHPNSQTPLRRWFTLITKSSFGNFIELRAVFPSVDFVDNLAVFNIGGNKYRLIVSIHFNRGKVYVRHVLTHDEYNRGEWKT; from the coding sequence ATGCACGTTATTAGCAAAAAGGCACTGCGCGAATTCTGGGAAAAACATCCTAACAGTCAAACGCCGCTTAGGCGTTGGTTCACACTTATCACCAAGAGTTCGTTTGGAAATTTTATTGAATTGCGCGCAGTGTTTCCAAGCGTAGATTTTGTTGACAATTTGGCTGTGTTTAACATCGGCGGCAATAAATATCGATTGATTGTCTCCATTCATTTCAATCGCGGAAAAGTCTATGTTCGCCATGTGCTAACACATGATGAATATAACAGAGGAGAATGGAAAACATGA